One Blastopirellula marina genomic window carries:
- a CDS encoding PQQ-like beta-propeller repeat protein, with amino-acid sequence MISFSRLLCILIVISATLIAKECNADNWPGWRGPTGDGISKESEVPLTWSSTENVAWKTPIPGVGHSSPIVWDDAIIVTSAVESDLSRRVIRLDRDTGAVRWNKQVGVGPFEEMHRDNTPASATPVTDGKHIYVAFCLDGKLQLTSLTLDGEIAWQIDVATFESRHGFCTGLILDEDRLLVSGLQDGPDSCIAAFNKTTGEQIWRTRRPRAIRSFSSPCLCAIDGQPAMIVSGAEQTIAYNRLTGKPLWQVDGPAEKTVSSVVCSETLNLAFVAGGRDNRLIAVRLSRDVDDANSDRLIWSTTKGIPYMTSPLLSHDLLHVLSDEGVYHCYDAATGTILRRRRTTGAIRASMVATESRIYITDIEGRTTVLANNGDWNVLAVNHLEGTVLASPAISDGDIIIRTDKDVYMVRE; translated from the coding sequence ATGATATCGTTCAGTCGATTGCTTTGCATTTTGATCGTAATCTCAGCCACTTTGATCGCCAAGGAATGCAATGCAGACAATTGGCCTGGTTGGCGAGGCCCGACGGGTGACGGCATTTCGAAAGAGTCAGAAGTTCCATTGACCTGGAGTTCCACAGAGAATGTCGCATGGAAAACTCCAATTCCAGGCGTGGGGCATTCGTCACCGATCGTCTGGGACGACGCGATCATCGTCACCTCGGCTGTCGAAAGCGATCTTTCGCGACGTGTGATTCGTCTTGACCGCGATACTGGTGCAGTTCGCTGGAACAAGCAAGTCGGTGTCGGCCCATTTGAAGAAATGCATCGCGACAACACACCAGCGTCGGCGACACCGGTCACGGATGGTAAGCATATTTATGTGGCTTTCTGCCTCGACGGAAAGTTGCAGCTCACTTCGTTAACGCTGGATGGTGAAATTGCCTGGCAAATTGATGTCGCGACGTTTGAGTCTCGTCACGGTTTTTGCACAGGCTTGATACTTGATGAAGATCGTTTGCTCGTGAGCGGACTGCAAGATGGCCCTGACAGCTGTATCGCTGCATTCAACAAAACGACAGGAGAACAGATCTGGCGGACCCGGCGTCCCCGCGCTATTCGTTCCTTCTCAAGCCCCTGTCTATGTGCAATTGATGGTCAGCCAGCGATGATCGTTTCTGGGGCGGAACAGACCATCGCCTACAATCGACTCACGGGAAAACCACTTTGGCAAGTTGATGGTCCGGCAGAGAAAACTGTCAGTTCGGTCGTCTGTAGTGAAACGCTTAATCTTGCGTTCGTTGCCGGTGGGCGTGATAACCGCCTGATAGCCGTGCGTCTAAGTCGCGATGTTGACGACGCTAATTCAGACCGACTCATTTGGTCGACCACCAAAGGCATTCCTTACATGACATCTCCGCTTCTCAGTCATGATCTGCTACATGTCTTATCCGACGAAGGAGTCTATCACTGCTATGACGCGGCGACGGGAACGATCTTGCGGCGTAGACGGACAACTGGAGCAATCCGTGCGTCAATGGTCGCCACCGAATCGCGCATTTACATCACGGATATCGAAGGACGGACAACGGTATTGGCCAATAATGGTGACTGGAATGTGTTGGCCGTAAACCATCTTGAAGGCACCGTATTGGCATCACCTGCCATCTCGGACGGTGACATCATCATTCGCACGGACAAAGACGTATATATGGTCCGTGAATAG
- a CDS encoding DUF1549 domain-containing protein — protein sequence MRIAVSLVLVLVCSGATAVAADAIDFDTEIVPLLSKAGCNAASCHGSSAGQAGFRLSLFGGDPGFDYRSIVNEFEGRRINHRSPSDSLLLAKATHALDHGGGEVFSYDSDPAQRLMRWIEQGAVRRKLRILNKISVTPTSFAAIQLPVEFQLDVVAHFDDGAVRHVKKEAVYISHNEDAVSVDAVGRVTVRQPGQQTVIVRFANQVQAVTIVSPLGMHMPALTASPRGNWIDDTINTKLAALRLAPAAASGDSAFLRRVSLDLTGRLPTPEFVKQFQGDNTLNKRARLIDELLSSQEFIEYWTHRLATQLRVQTPGNDDKAAVALYDWLRAQLAGEVGWDQIARELVLSTGDSHTVGAATVHRYFPTAREEAEYMSETLMGVRLRCANCHNHPLDHWTQDDYHGLAAVFAGIERGQVVRLIAGGEVTHPRTGDAAVAKLPGAEFVKDEGDPREAFADWLTSGENPYFAKAMAGRIWESLMGRGLVSPVDDLRATNPPSHTRLLEHLADEFVQEGYRLRPLIRTICNSAAYQRDYHAGDGKSIDDRFYSHAIAKPLLAEVLADAISDVTGVADDYAGTTRAINVVDRTVSAAKLEFLGQCLPSETCQADQVGIRGISGQLHLMNGDLLNKKIQDPNGRLYRLLMAQRSTGEIIEELYLRALSRTPTKDELARWVEQIDSAENEQLRATRLEDFLWALLNCHEFSTNN from the coding sequence ATGCGCATTGCGGTCTCCTTGGTACTTGTACTCGTTTGCAGCGGCGCCACCGCCGTGGCTGCTGATGCAATTGATTTCGATACGGAGATTGTTCCCCTGCTTTCAAAGGCCGGTTGCAACGCTGCCAGTTGTCACGGCAGTTCTGCGGGCCAAGCTGGTTTTCGCCTGTCGCTGTTTGGTGGGGATCCTGGGTTTGACTACCGCTCGATTGTCAATGAATTCGAAGGGCGGCGGATCAATCACAGATCGCCGTCCGACAGCTTGTTGCTCGCTAAGGCAACCCACGCACTAGATCACGGTGGCGGCGAGGTATTCAGTTACGACAGCGATCCCGCGCAAAGGCTCATGCGATGGATCGAGCAAGGCGCAGTGCGTCGCAAGTTGCGAATACTAAATAAGATCTCCGTCACACCGACAAGTTTTGCAGCGATTCAATTGCCGGTAGAGTTTCAGCTTGACGTCGTGGCCCACTTTGACGACGGTGCCGTCCGCCACGTCAAGAAGGAAGCTGTTTACATCAGCCATAATGAGGATGCTGTGTCGGTCGATGCCGTCGGGCGCGTTACTGTCCGACAACCGGGACAACAAACGGTGATTGTCCGCTTCGCAAATCAAGTGCAGGCGGTTACGATTGTTTCACCCCTTGGAATGCATATGCCGGCACTTACAGCGTCGCCACGAGGAAATTGGATCGACGACACAATTAACACTAAGCTGGCGGCTCTTCGGCTCGCTCCTGCTGCAGCTTCCGGTGACAGTGCATTCTTGCGTCGCGTCTCGCTCGATCTCACCGGCCGTTTGCCGACTCCTGAGTTTGTTAAGCAATTCCAAGGTGACAATACTCTGAACAAGCGAGCACGACTCATTGACGAGTTGCTCAGCTCCCAGGAATTCATCGAGTACTGGACGCATCGATTAGCAACGCAACTCCGAGTACAGACGCCTGGTAACGATGACAAAGCGGCCGTGGCCCTGTACGATTGGCTGCGAGCTCAGTTGGCAGGAGAAGTCGGTTGGGATCAAATCGCCCGCGAACTAGTCCTTTCAACGGGGGATTCACATACAGTAGGTGCAGCGACTGTCCATCGCTACTTTCCGACTGCTCGCGAGGAGGCGGAGTACATGAGCGAAACGCTTATGGGCGTTCGGCTCCGCTGTGCGAATTGCCACAATCATCCGCTCGACCACTGGACGCAAGACGACTATCACGGACTGGCGGCCGTATTCGCAGGGATCGAACGGGGGCAAGTAGTACGATTGATAGCGGGGGGCGAAGTCACGCATCCTCGCACCGGTGATGCCGCTGTTGCAAAGCTGCCAGGCGCGGAATTTGTGAAAGACGAGGGTGATCCTCGTGAGGCTTTCGCGGATTGGCTGACCAGTGGTGAAAACCCTTATTTTGCCAAGGCGATGGCAGGGCGAATCTGGGAGAGCCTGATGGGGCGTGGACTCGTCTCTCCCGTCGATGATTTGCGTGCGACCAATCCTCCATCCCACACTCGGCTTCTCGAACACCTGGCTGACGAGTTCGTCCAAGAAGGCTATCGACTTCGGCCACTGATCCGTACGATTTGCAATTCCGCTGCTTACCAGCGTGACTATCACGCGGGCGATGGTAAATCGATCGACGACCGTTTTTACTCTCACGCGATTGCCAAGCCGTTGCTGGCAGAGGTTCTTGCTGATGCGATTAGCGACGTAACTGGAGTTGCGGATGACTACGCCGGCACCACGCGGGCGATCAATGTGGTTGATCGAACCGTTTCTGCGGCAAAGCTCGAATTCCTTGGGCAATGTCTACCTAGCGAAACGTGCCAAGCGGATCAAGTCGGTATTCGGGGCATCTCCGGACAATTGCACTTGATGAATGGTGATCTCCTGAATAAGAAAATCCAAGATCCCAATGGACGACTCTATCGTTTGTTAATGGCGCAAAGATCGACGGGAGAGATCATCGAGGAACTTTATCTTCGCGCGCTTAGTCGAACGCCAACTAAAGACGAGCTGGCCCGTTGGGTCGAACAGATTGACTCGGCTGAAAATGAACAACTGAGAGCTACAAGGCTCGAAGACTTTCTATGGGCATTGTTGAACTGCCATGAATTCTCGACAAACAATTAA
- a CDS encoding DUF1501 domain-containing protein, whose translation MTRYENRSSCGTSSSFRPNRRDVMRVGWLGGLGLSLGDYFQLQAKAAESGEGRPPRAERIIHIYLPGGFAHIDSFDPKPDAPVDYRGILEAVPTALPGVFFSSHMEHTAKIADKITVVRSMTHTEVDHSRGEHSMFTGYRPSPALVYPSMGSVVAHELGPRGAMPPYVVVPRQGSNFLGSGYLSNAYGPFALGGDPGRSNFRVRDLELPEGVTESRFENRKNWKQLVDRHFSEMESDDKLSTMDSFYQRAYELLSSRESKEAFSLKGETDQTKDLYGMNAWGPVLRPRAGANLLIARRLVEAGARFVTVTYGSWDTHAYHYRGIETQMPDFDKAFAGLITDLDQRGMLDTTLVLVTSEFGRTPRINAGGGRDHWPRVFSIVMAGGGIKRGSIYGSSDALASEPSDSPLSIEDYSTTIYHLLGIDAGKSLMSPGDRPQAIVMNGNVVQDLIA comes from the coding sequence ATGACACGATACGAAAACCGTTCAAGTTGCGGCACATCTTCGTCATTTCGCCCGAATCGCCGCGATGTAATGCGTGTCGGTTGGCTCGGAGGGCTGGGACTCTCGTTGGGAGACTACTTCCAACTCCAGGCCAAAGCGGCCGAATCTGGGGAAGGTCGCCCACCTCGAGCCGAGCGAATCATCCACATCTACTTGCCAGGTGGATTCGCCCACATCGATAGCTTCGATCCAAAGCCCGACGCACCGGTAGATTACCGTGGGATTCTTGAGGCCGTTCCTACGGCCTTGCCCGGCGTGTTCTTCAGCAGTCATATGGAGCATACGGCGAAAATAGCGGACAAGATCACTGTCGTACGTAGTATGACTCATACCGAAGTGGATCATAGCCGAGGCGAACACAGTATGTTTACTGGCTATCGTCCCAGCCCCGCCCTCGTTTATCCCAGCATGGGAAGTGTGGTCGCGCACGAACTCGGACCGCGAGGAGCGATGCCTCCCTACGTCGTCGTCCCCCGGCAAGGTAGCAACTTCCTTGGCAGTGGATACCTTAGCAATGCGTACGGCCCATTTGCACTTGGGGGTGATCCTGGCCGCTCTAATTTTCGAGTGCGTGATCTCGAACTCCCGGAAGGAGTTACCGAGTCTCGCTTCGAGAATCGAAAGAACTGGAAGCAGTTGGTTGATCGGCATTTTTCTGAAATGGAAAGCGACGACAAGCTTTCAACGATGGACTCATTTTATCAACGTGCTTACGAGCTTCTTTCTTCTCGTGAATCGAAAGAGGCATTTAGTCTGAAAGGGGAAACCGATCAGACGAAAGACCTGTACGGTATGAATGCATGGGGTCCAGTTCTGCGTCCTCGAGCCGGTGCAAATTTGTTGATTGCCCGGCGTCTGGTCGAGGCTGGCGCACGTTTCGTAACGGTGACCTACGGATCGTGGGACACGCACGCTTATCACTACCGTGGCATTGAAACGCAGATGCCAGATTTCGACAAAGCATTCGCTGGCCTAATCACGGACCTTGATCAACGAGGCATGCTCGACACAACCCTCGTGTTGGTAACTAGCGAGTTTGGACGGACTCCGCGGATCAATGCCGGTGGCGGCCGTGACCACTGGCCTCGCGTCTTCAGCATCGTCATGGCAGGAGGCGGAATTAAACGCGGATCGATCTACGGATCGTCCGACGCCCTAGCCAGCGAACCGAGTGACTCGCCGCTATCGATCGAAGACTATTCGACCACGATCTATCACTTACTAGGAATCGATGCCGGTAAGAGCTTGATGTCGCCTGGCGATCGTCCACAAGCGATCGTCATGAACGGTAACGTAGTTCAAGACCTGATTGCATAG
- a CDS encoding DNRLRE domain-containing protein translates to MKTGDQGRFRIPMFTVASVSCLLTVTTLSSGKISAAERVEEATVEVSFQHGVDDYESVVDTEIWELAPKTILDQNPNASSDENNDGGESQVLMRFDDIIGATQGQVPERATIVKARLVVSAFDQGTTVNLHRMLVPFEACSTWDSMISGVSADGYEASRQKDGFTFGRISASSSGAIFDVTDTVQAWANGQPNHGWLFINTGGNGWDFYTSQFDKVAQRPKLVVQYRAKPSESSVTSNQDSIAGTSED, encoded by the coding sequence ATGAAAACCGGTGACCAGGGTCGCTTTCGGATACCCATGTTCACCGTTGCTTCTGTCAGTTGTTTGCTTACCGTAACGACTCTGTCGAGCGGAAAAATAAGCGCAGCCGAACGAGTAGAAGAAGCAACGGTTGAAGTGTCGTTTCAGCATGGCGTCGACGACTACGAATCGGTCGTCGATACCGAGATTTGGGAATTGGCTCCCAAGACAATTCTCGACCAGAACCCAAACGCATCGAGTGATGAAAACAATGACGGCGGCGAAAGCCAGGTCTTGATGCGTTTCGACGACATTATTGGCGCGACTCAAGGACAAGTTCCAGAACGTGCCACAATAGTGAAGGCTCGCCTGGTCGTCAGCGCTTTCGATCAAGGCACGACGGTTAATCTTCATCGAATGCTCGTACCCTTCGAGGCTTGTTCCACATGGGACAGCATGATCAGTGGCGTGTCAGCCGATGGATACGAGGCGTCCCGTCAAAAGGATGGTTTCACCTTTGGTCGAATTTCAGCTAGTTCCTCGGGGGCCATCTTTGATGTCACCGATACTGTGCAAGCTTGGGCAAATGGGCAACCTAATCATGGCTGGTTGTTCATAAATACCGGGGGCAACGGCTGGGATTTCTATACATCGCAGTTCGACAAGGTTGCCCAGCGACCCAAGCTAGTCGTCCAATACCGTGCCAAACCTTCCGAATCGAGTGTGACAAGCAATCAAGATTCGATTGCGGGCACCAGCGAAGATTAG
- a CDS encoding c-type cytochrome domain-containing protein, whose amino-acid sequence MRRFIQGSLTLTVAIASISVIVFSHTVYAEDPTSDAVSYDQVRSVLRRRCVTCHNPEEMRGDLDLSTESAIAAGSGSGPVIERGKPNQSLLYTTAAHLEEPKMPPNSPPIPARELDIIRRWVMTGSKQHSSHELSPAMGSTDKSESATAPRQAELATIRSLFQPAAITSLDGHPSRSLVAVAGLGQACLVDTETGQLLGAYDISEGEVTAVRFSRDGRLLLVASGIPGLSGKVTAFDLETHQKQFEIADENDSILAFDLSPSGKRLAVGGPKKIVHIYDISTNRIVQTLRKHTDWVLTLSYSSDGVLLASGDRFGGIYVWDAVEGELFHTLRGHEEAVHDLAWDSDSETLITVGEDGTVRTWNMHHGEETSQWQASEKGITALSRGTNITFTGSRLGELASWLAPEQQAHTGQAGEQIECMSLANKGGQLVVGDSHGRVHILNADNLERQHVLQLPVNPQGKQQFLKQLATIQNQFESTRLAESKPELKFATESTPFVDQSQGNPITSPDGLVEELRTLLAQAEIHADSQRKLVEQSEASVETMTALIQSQQTVLSQLQKQASAWNHQMDQQKQSLAEAEQQIVALQSVLGKVLSSKQGSPAARRKQLEERLLQQKRVLKEAIEMQKALDHLKQLEIISPKNGRSLSLARQLASELANVVEATQQELAEFQQEHKTSSDVDSSISGVRSR is encoded by the coding sequence GTGCGACGATTCATCCAAGGCTCACTTACGCTGACCGTAGCTATCGCCTCAATTTCGGTGATTGTCTTTTCTCACACCGTTTACGCAGAAGATCCCACGAGCGACGCAGTCAGCTATGACCAGGTTCGCTCCGTTCTGCGACGACGTTGTGTTACGTGCCATAATCCTGAAGAAATGCGAGGAGATCTAGATCTTTCGACCGAGTCAGCGATCGCGGCCGGATCGGGATCTGGCCCGGTAATTGAGAGAGGGAAGCCCAACCAAAGCTTGCTATACACGACAGCTGCTCATCTGGAGGAGCCGAAAATGCCTCCCAACAGCCCTCCAATTCCGGCGCGAGAGCTCGATATAATTCGACGGTGGGTGATGACGGGATCCAAGCAACACAGTTCCCACGAGCTATCACCGGCGATGGGAAGTACTGATAAAAGCGAGTCTGCGACCGCGCCTAGGCAAGCAGAACTCGCAACGATACGCTCATTATTCCAGCCGGCTGCGATTACATCACTCGATGGCCATCCCAGTCGTTCCTTGGTCGCTGTCGCGGGTTTAGGGCAAGCTTGTCTCGTCGATACGGAGACGGGCCAACTACTCGGCGCATATGACATATCCGAGGGGGAGGTAACGGCGGTCCGATTCTCGCGTGACGGACGTCTACTGTTAGTTGCCAGCGGGATTCCGGGGCTCTCTGGCAAGGTTACAGCCTTCGATCTTGAAACACATCAAAAGCAATTTGAAATTGCCGACGAAAACGATTCGATCCTTGCCTTCGATCTCTCCCCCAGTGGAAAGCGACTTGCCGTTGGTGGTCCTAAAAAGATAGTTCACATCTACGACATATCGACGAATAGAATCGTTCAGACCCTACGAAAACATACTGATTGGGTGCTGACTTTGTCGTATAGCTCCGATGGTGTACTTCTGGCAAGCGGCGATCGGTTTGGCGGAATATACGTGTGGGATGCGGTAGAGGGAGAGCTGTTTCATACACTCCGTGGTCATGAGGAAGCCGTTCACGATCTTGCGTGGGATTCCGATTCAGAGACGCTTATCACCGTCGGGGAGGATGGAACTGTTCGGACCTGGAATATGCATCATGGGGAGGAAACGAGTCAGTGGCAAGCGTCCGAGAAAGGTATTACCGCATTGTCTCGTGGTACGAATATAACGTTTACCGGAAGTCGCCTAGGTGAACTCGCCAGTTGGTTAGCTCCAGAACAACAAGCCCATACTGGCCAGGCAGGAGAACAGATTGAATGCATGAGCTTGGCCAATAAAGGCGGGCAATTGGTGGTGGGTGACTCCCATGGCCGCGTTCACATTCTAAATGCGGACAACTTGGAACGCCAACATGTGTTGCAGTTGCCTGTCAATCCGCAGGGAAAGCAACAGTTCTTAAAGCAGTTGGCCACCATACAAAACCAATTCGAGTCGACACGTCTCGCCGAAAGTAAGCCTGAACTGAAGTTTGCAACCGAGTCGACTCCGTTCGTGGATCAATCTCAGGGTAATCCAATCACATCGCCCGATGGCCTTGTCGAAGAACTCAGAACGCTGTTGGCCCAAGCGGAGATTCATGCTGATTCCCAGCGAAAATTGGTAGAGCAGTCGGAGGCATCCGTCGAAACGATGACGGCATTGATACAGTCCCAGCAAACCGTCCTCAGTCAATTGCAGAAACAAGCGTCTGCTTGGAATCATCAGATGGATCAACAGAAACAGTCGCTGGCGGAAGCAGAGCAACAGATCGTCGCCCTACAATCCGTGCTGGGAAAAGTGTTGTCATCGAAGCAAGGAAGCCCAGCGGCACGACGAAAGCAACTCGAAGAGCGCCTACTACAACAGAAGCGTGTCCTAAAAGAAGCAATTGAAATGCAAAAAGCATTAGATCACTTGAAGCAGCTAGAAATAATCTCACCCAAGAATGGTCGTTCGCTGTCGCTAGCCAGGCAGCTTGCCAGCGAGTTGGCAAACGTTGTCGAGGCAACACAGCAAGAACTAGCCGAATTTCAGCAAGAACACAAGACTTCGAGTGACGTTGATTCTTCGATCAGTGGGGTCCGATCTCGTTAA
- a CDS encoding DUF1549 domain-containing protein, whose protein sequence is MSRLIKPLWSSRIAIMFVLQFALACSGRAETIGNRTDKFDLHVFPNSIDFRYLTDQQQLIVLANFSDGSTQEVTAEAQLTVKDAKIANVLSEQHVRIHPRSSGQTTILIEWKGQAIDLPVSVAEQAGPRPLHFRNDVLPVLTRAGCNTGKCHGAASGKDGFRLSLFGYDPEGDHYRLTRELSGRRINLADPLNSLLLLKAIGEVPHTGGQKVVPGSPNFRTLATWLAEGARHDSKDTPKPSGIRVMPPSVVAGEPGQTQQVVVLADYDDGSVRDVTKYAVFFSNNDAAATVTEDGLIKTTGPGPVFILARFDQFTGGTSVVVRPGTPYVEPDFVPNNYVDELTLARWRDLHLVPSKLCSDEVFLRRVYLDCTGLLPTPEQRNKFLNDATPNKRSRLIDELVNTDEFLDLWVLKLADMLQIRRANGLSTKALQLYDDWLREKVHSGAKIDQIVNELIPASGGTFENPATSYYQTETTPQLLAENLAQAFLGTRIQCAQCHNHPFDRWTMDDYYGFATFFSQIGYKQAKDPREITIYNAAEGELSHPVEGREVLAKFLGGDVAEIEQGDDYRQLLAHWLTSRDNAAFSEHIANVWWDHFMGIGIVDPVDDVRVSNPASNPALLKKLGETLVRYNFDVRQLACDICNSKTYQLETKTNQWNRCDARNFSHAQVRRLRAEVLLDCINEVTDTSDQLAGLPLGGRAVQIPDANSNNYFLETFGRGSRETPCSCEVSTSPTLSQALHLLNGETTTGKIEQGNIIQQMLDTGASPIDVAREIYVKCLTREPRQDELREIESKLASAKDPCTELADLFWALLNSNEFVFNH, encoded by the coding sequence ATGTCCCGCTTGATCAAGCCGCTCTGGAGTAGTCGCATTGCGATTATGTTCGTGTTGCAGTTCGCCTTGGCCTGTTCAGGGCGCGCTGAGACAATCGGAAATCGTACTGACAAATTCGACCTGCATGTTTTTCCGAATAGTATCGACTTTCGGTACCTCACCGATCAGCAGCAACTAATCGTTTTGGCGAACTTCTCTGACGGAAGTACCCAGGAAGTAACCGCCGAAGCACAGCTGACAGTCAAAGACGCTAAGATTGCCAACGTTCTTTCCGAACAGCATGTAAGAATCCACCCTAGATCTTCCGGGCAAACCACAATCCTGATCGAGTGGAAAGGACAGGCCATCGACTTGCCTGTTAGTGTGGCGGAACAAGCTGGGCCACGCCCCCTTCACTTCCGAAACGATGTCTTGCCGGTGTTGACGCGTGCCGGTTGCAACACCGGAAAATGCCACGGCGCTGCGTCGGGGAAAGATGGGTTTCGCTTGAGTTTGTTTGGTTATGACCCGGAAGGGGATCATTATCGACTAACACGCGAACTAAGTGGTCGACGAATCAATCTGGCCGATCCTTTGAACAGTCTGTTGCTGTTGAAAGCGATCGGCGAGGTTCCGCACACTGGCGGCCAGAAAGTAGTTCCCGGCAGCCCGAACTTCCGTACCTTAGCAACCTGGCTGGCAGAAGGGGCTCGCCATGATTCGAAGGATACGCCAAAACCAAGTGGTATTCGCGTGATGCCCCCTTCAGTCGTCGCTGGTGAACCGGGTCAAACACAACAAGTCGTTGTACTAGCTGATTACGACGATGGTTCTGTTCGTGATGTGACCAAGTATGCCGTCTTTTTTAGCAACAATGACGCTGCTGCCACCGTAACCGAAGACGGCCTAATCAAGACAACTGGACCGGGGCCAGTGTTCATTTTGGCACGCTTCGATCAGTTCACAGGAGGAACGTCAGTCGTTGTACGCCCTGGTACTCCTTACGTCGAACCCGACTTCGTTCCCAACAACTACGTTGACGAACTAACGCTCGCTCGATGGCGAGATCTCCATCTCGTCCCGTCGAAATTGTGTTCGGATGAAGTATTTCTTCGACGCGTCTATCTTGATTGCACTGGCTTGCTTCCGACACCAGAGCAGCGAAATAAATTCCTGAACGATGCAACGCCAAACAAACGAAGCCGCCTAATTGATGAATTAGTCAACACAGACGAGTTTCTCGACCTATGGGTCCTAAAACTGGCTGACATGCTTCAGATCCGCCGTGCTAATGGACTCAGCACCAAGGCTCTTCAGCTATATGATGATTGGCTTCGCGAGAAAGTCCACAGTGGTGCAAAGATCGACCAGATTGTCAACGAACTGATTCCCGCAAGTGGTGGAACCTTCGAGAACCCCGCGACAAGCTACTACCAAACTGAAACGACTCCTCAACTTCTCGCGGAGAATCTCGCTCAGGCATTCTTGGGCACACGCATTCAGTGCGCGCAATGCCATAATCATCCCTTCGATCGCTGGACGATGGACGATTACTACGGCTTTGCTACGTTCTTCAGTCAAATCGGCTACAAGCAAGCCAAGGACCCCCGCGAAATCACAATTTACAACGCAGCGGAAGGCGAACTATCACATCCTGTCGAAGGGCGTGAAGTCCTCGCCAAATTCTTAGGGGGTGATGTCGCCGAAATTGAACAAGGTGACGACTATCGCCAACTCCTCGCCCATTGGTTAACGTCTCGCGATAATGCTGCCTTCTCAGAGCATATCGCCAACGTCTGGTGGGACCACTTTATGGGAATTGGCATTGTGGACCCGGTGGATGATGTCCGTGTTAGTAATCCGGCATCAAACCCAGCCCTACTTAAGAAGCTTGGCGAAACTCTCGTCCGTTACAACTTCGATGTGCGACAGCTTGCCTGTGATATCTGTAATAGCAAGACGTACCAGCTGGAAACCAAGACCAACCAGTGGAATCGTTGCGACGCCCGGAATTTCAGCCACGCTCAGGTACGGCGGTTACGTGCCGAGGTGCTGCTAGACTGTATTAACGAAGTTACCGATACGTCGGATCAACTCGCTGGTTTGCCGCTCGGTGGCCGTGCTGTGCAGATTCCAGATGCCAATTCGAACAATTACTTTCTCGAAACGTTCGGCCGTGGTTCGCGTGAAACGCCATGTTCCTGTGAAGTCAGTACGTCCCCCACATTGTCGCAGGCATTGCATCTACTAAACGGCGAAACGACGACCGGAAAAATCGAGCAAGGGAATATCATCCAGCAAATGCTTGACACGGGAGCATCCCCAATCGATGTCGCTCGCGAGATCTATGTTAAATGCCTGACTCGTGAACCGCGCCAAGATGAGCTAAGAGAGATCGAAAGCAAACTCGCCTCTGCAAAAGATCCTTGCACGGAATTAGCTGATCTGTTTTGGGCCCTTCTCAACTCCAACGAATTCGTCTTCAACCACTAA